The sequence CAGCCGGGAAGCGACGTGCTCCTTGAGCAGTTCCACGTCAACGGCGCCTTCGGCCGTGAACGGGGTGACGGGAAAGAACAGTACGCCGTCGAATTTCATGGTGTCTCCTTGCTCCCGCCGCCGGCAGTAACCAGCGCGGAAGCCTCGTCGTTGAGGGTGGGTCGGGACGTGAGTTCGGTGCGCCAGCTGCGCCGCGGCTGCCAGCCCAGGAGTTCCTCTGCCTTGGCGATGGAGAAGGCGGGGCTGGTCCCGGTCAAGCCCGCGCTGATGTCTTCGCTGCCGGGCAGGAACCGGGGCATGAGCTCCGCCAGCGGCGCGGTTGCCAGGGCGTCCGCAGCTCCGACGAAGAAGGTTTCGCCGTTGGGAATGTCCGTCATTTTCCGGAGCAGCAGGTCAAGGAAGTCCGCCACATCCCGGGCGTCCACGTAGTTGAACAGGGCCGGCGCCGAAAGGGCGGGATCGGCCAGGCGTTCAGCCAGGGTGTGGCCCTGCTGGGTGGGCGCCCCCTCCCATTCCTCCGGTGAGATCACGAAGCATGGGCGGAATGCCGCGTACCGGATCCGCTCCCCCTGGGCGGCGGCGAACATCTGCACTGTCTGTTCGGCGATGAGCTTGGACAGCGCATAGGCGTTCCAAGGCTTCGGCGGCGTCCGCTCATCGAGCGGGAACGACGGCGGAAGCCAGTCCGCGGGCGAGCCGTAACCGAGCACGGTGGGGCTGCTGGCGGTGATGATTTTGGGGACGCCCAGCTCGGTGGCCGCGCTGATCACGGCGAAGGCGAGCCTGGTGTTGGTCCCAAAGATGACGTCCTCCGGCGCGCTGAAGGGGACGGCGATCGCTGCAAGGTGGATGACGGCGTCGGGCCTTGACTCCCGGAGGAGGCGCAGCGCCTCCCCCGGCGCCAGGAGGTCCGCGGTTTCCTGCACGACGCCGGGCGGCAGCTGGCCGGCGGGCACGGCGTCACGGTCCACGGAGACCACCTCGTGGCCCGCCTGGGCAAGCCCCGCGACGACGCTGCGGCCCAGGCGGCCGGAGCCGCCGGTAACGAATATCCTGCTCATGGTTGTTCCTTACTTGCCGCGGCGGAGGTCGACGCCGAGGTCCAGGTCCTCCACGCGGATGGGGAGCGAGGTTTCGAGCGACCGGTTGCCGGCAATACCCACGGACACCGAGCGCAGCCCGTCCAGGTATCCGGAGGGACGGCCCAGCGGGTCCTCGCCCGGGCCGTTGAAGAGGTCTGAGAGCAGGAGTTCGTCACCGCCGCCGTGGCCGCCTTCACCATTGACGATCGGCACCTCGTACGCGGCCTCCCAGTGGCGCTGGACCACCAGCCGCTCACCGTTGCGGCGGACGGCGTTCTCTTCCTCCACCGGGGTTGCGGAAGGGTCCACGACGGTTTTCCGGTCGGCGCTGTGCAGGACGGCGGCCCGTTCCACCACTTCAAGCTCGGCCCGGCCCTCGGTGCCGTTGACCGCTACCCGGTAGCCCTCCCACGGGCTGTGCGCGTTCAGCGAATAGCTCAGGCGCGGCCCGCCCTGGTACTCCACCACCAGCGCCAGGTTGTCCTCAATGGTGATGCCCGCGGTGAAGACATCCTGGTCGCGGCGGTAGCCGTCGTAGTGTTCGTTGTCCAGGAAGAGCGCCTTGAGCCGCTCGTCCTCCCTCAGGTCCAGAGTGAATGGGTCCTTCGCGCCGGCGGGGGCATCGGCGTCGGGCGTTCCGCGCTCGGGACGGGGGCCCAGCCCGCGTTCGGCGGCGTTCTTGTCGCCATAGAACTTCAGGCCGCCGGAGGCGAAGACCCGCTCCGGGACGTCGTCGATCCACCAGTTGACGAGGTCGAAGTGGTGGGACGCCTTGTGGATGAGCAGGCCACCGGAGTTCTTCTTATCCCGGTGCCACCGCCGGAAGTAGTCCGCGCCGTGGACGGTATCCAGGACCCAGCTGAAGTCAACCGAGGTGACCTTGCCGATCACGCCGCTCTGGATGATTTCCTTGAGCGCGCTGTTGCGCGGCGAGTAGCGGTAGTTGAAGGTGACCACCACGTTCCGTCCGGTCTCGTGGACGGCCTCGACAATGCGGCGGCAGCTTTCGGCGTCAATGGTCAAGGGCTTTTCGACGACGACGTCTGCACCGGCCCGGAGCCCCTCCACGATGTAGTCGGCGTGGGTGTAATCGGGCGTGGTGACGATGATCCGGCCGATGCCGTTGGCCTGGATGAACGCTGTCAGGTCCGCGGGATCAAAGGACGCCACCGGTCCCGGCGCGCCCAGTTGCTGGATGAGCTTCTGGTAGAACTCCACGCGACCCGGGTTCACGTCCGAGAAGGCCACCAGTTCGGCGGTGTCCGCGTGCTTGCCGTAGATGGCACGGATGTACATCTCGGAACGGCCGCCCGTGCCGATCAGGGCGATGCGGGTCTTCCCGCCGTCCTTGGCAGTGGCCTGCGCGGCAGCTGCGGCCGACGTCGTCTCGGCTGTGTTGACCATGGGGTCCCTTTCGAAAGCTCATTTACGGCCGTAGGAACGGCGCCTGTGGATCAGCGGCGGCACTCTGCTGCCCCGATTGGAAAGCCAGGCGAGAAAGCGTTTTCTCAGTTCTCTATAAAAGTTGTACCAACCCGGCGAGGCATCCGTCAACCATTTCCGGTACTGGTTGAAAGCGCTTTCTTCCCAGTCGGCTCGGATCCCCGGCCGCCGGGCGGGGAACATGGCGGGGAAAAGCATAGAAATCGCTTTCCTGCCCCCGTATATGCTGTCATTCAAAGCAGGTTGCCATCGCGGCCGGCCGCCCGGACACCAACTGGTCGCGGCAGCCCCGGCGGATGGCGCGAACGAAGGGTTCCCATGGCCAGGAAATCGGCAAGCGGCCGGATCGGCATCGCTGATGTCGCAGCCAAGGCGGGGGTTTCCCATGCCACGGTCTCGCGTGTCATGAACGGCAACTTCACCGTGGACCCGGACATTGCCGCCAGGGTCCGTGCAGCCGCCGCCGAACTGAAATACCAGCCCAATCCCGTGGGCCGGAGCCTGGCCCTCGGCAAGACGGACACCATAGGGATTGTGGTGCCGGACCTGGCCAACCCCACCTTCCAGGCGATCCTCCGCGGCCTAAGCCGGGCAGCCGCCCAGGACGGTTACCGCGTGCTTATCGCGGATTCATTCGAAGTGTCCAGCGAGGAGTCCATCCTCGCAGGCGAGGCGCGCAGGCGCTGTGACGGACTGGTCCTGTGCGCTCCACGCATGACCGATGCGGAGCTGGAGGATATCGCACCCTCGCTGCACCCGCTGGTGCTGATCAACCGCACTACCTCCACGCCGAACGTGCCCAGCCTGGTGGTGGACTACGGCCAGGGCGTCCAGGACATCGCGGGGCACCTTGTGGAGCTGGGCCACACCCGCCTGGCCTTCCTTGCGGGGCCGCCCCGCAGCGCCTCCAATGAGATGCGCCTCCAGGGCCTGGAAACGTTCAAGGCCGCCCACCCCGAGGTGGAGGTGACCATGCTGGACGGTGGCTCGGACTTCGACACCGGCCATGGGGCAGTGGATGCCGTCCTGGCAAGCGGGGCCACCGGAATCCTTGCCTTCAACGACCTGGTGGCCATGGGCCTGATGAGCGGCCTCCACGAACGTGGGCTGGACGTCCCCGGCGACATCTCGGTAACGGGCTTCGATGACATTCCCTTTGCCAGGTATACGACGCCGGCCCTCACCACCGGCGCGGTCCCCATCACCGAACTGGGAGAGCAGGCCTGGCAGCAGCTCCGGGCGTTGATCCGCAACGAGGCAACCGGCACCCCCGGCGGCCACTACCAGCCGCGGCTCGAAGTCCGGGCCAGCACGGGCCCCGCCAAGGCGCCCCGCAGCACGGTCCACGGCTAAGCCTTTCATTACGCTGCGCCCAGGATTATCCCGCGCCCAGCCCGGCCTCTTTGTAGAACCCCTCGATATGGTCGGCCACCAGCTGGGCTGCCCGGCTCCCATCGCCCTCCTTGACCGCGGCGAGGATGGCATGGTGCTCGGTGCGCAGGCGCGAGGCTGTGGCGTTCCAGTCCGGCAGGTTTCCGGTCAGTCGGGCCGCGTACCCCTGGATGGATTCGCGCAGCGATCCCATCATGGCGCTGACCACCGCATTGCCGGCCGCGTGGGCCAGGGCCAAATGGAACCGGACATCAAGGGCCAGGAAATCATCCACGGACAGGCCTCCGGGCGCATCCATCGCCGCCAGGAGCGTGGCCGCCTCTTCCAGCTCCGGCGCATCCCGGCGTGCCTGGGCGGCAGCCCATGACTCCAGGAGGACCCGGGTTTCCACGATGTCTGCCACCGGCAGGTGCTGGGTGGCCACATGGAGCCGAAGGGCCGAGCCAAGGGCGGCGGCAGGATCAGAGATCACGACCGTCCCGGCGTCCGGACCGGAACCGACACCGGACCGCACTACGCCCATGGCTTCGAGGATCCGGATGGCTTCACGTACCGAAGTCCGGGAGACCTGGAGCTGTTCGGCCAAGGTGCGCTCCGCCGGGAGCCTGCCGCCGACCGCCAGGTCGCCGGCTGAGAGCCTGTCCTCGATCCAGTGCAGGACCAACTGGTGGGTGCGCATAGGCCAATGGTACTTGATGTGGTTGGACCACATGCCCTAGAGTGTGGTTGGACCATAGGAGGAGCCATGACCCACACCATCCAGCCCAATAATCCGGAAGCCACCCCGGCGCCGGATGCCACGGACATTCCTGCAGCGCCGGCACCCGCCAGGGCTTCGTCGTCGTCCGCCCTGCCTGCCGCCCTGAAGCGGCGCGTCCCCACGTACTCGGACCTGGCGCCCCTGATGCAGTTCAAGAAGCCGGAGTTCAGCAGGGCTGCCCGGCTGCAGCGGGCCAGCACCATCTGGGAGCTCCGCGACATCGCCAAACGCCGCACCCCCAAGGCACCCTTTGACTACACGGACGGGGCCGCGGAAGAGGAGATCACCCTCCGCCGCGCCCGCCAGGCATTCCTGGACATCGAGTTCCGGCCCGGCATCCTGCGGAACGTCTCCAGCATCGACCTCAGCACTGAGATCCTGGGCAAGCCGTCCCGGCTCCCCGTCGGCATCGCCCCCACCGGCTTCACCCGGATGATGCAGTCCGAGGGCGAGTACGCCGGATCGCAGGCCGCCGAAGCCGCAGGCATCCCCTACACCCTGTCCACCATGGGCACCGCCTCCATCGAGGATGTGGCCCAGGCCGCCCCGAACGGCAGGAACTGGTTCCAGCTGTACCTGTGGACAGACCGGGACCGCTCGCTGGAACTCATTGAGCGCGCCGCCAAAGCCGGCAACGACACCCTCATGGTCACCGTGGACACCGCCGTGGCGGGTGCCCGCCTCCGCGACGTCCGGAACGGCATGACCATCCCGCCGGCGCTGACCCTCAAAACCGTGCTGGACGCCTCCTACCGGCCCGCCTGGTGGTTCAACTTCCTCACCCACGAGCCCCTGACCTTCGCCTCGCTGTCCCGCTACACCGGCACCGTGGCCGACCTGATCAACTCCATGTTTGATCCCACCCTCACGTTCGGGGACCTGGACTGGCTGCGCGAAACCTGGAAGGGCAAGCTGGTGGTCAAGGGCATCCAGACCGTCGAGGACGCCCGCAAGGTGGTGGACCACGGCGCCGACGGCGTGGTCCTGTCCAACCACGGCGGCCGCCAGCTGGACCGGGCCCCCATCCCGTTCCACCTGCTCCCGGAGGTCAGGCAGGCCTTCACCGCTGACAACAGTGACGCCGCCATCATGCTGGACACCGGCATCATGAGCGGCGCGGACATCGTGGCTGCGCTGGCACTGGGCGCCGACTTCACGCTGATTGGCCGCGCCTACCTCTACGGGCTGATGGCAGGCGGACGCGCGGGCGTGGACAGGACCCTGCAGATCCTTGAGAAGGATATGGCCCGCACCATGGCGCTGCTGGGTGTCAGCCGGATTTCCGAGCTCACCCCGGACCACGTGCGGCTGCTGCCCCGGTAGGTCCTACTTTTTGCGCCCGAATTTCGGCAGGTTTGGGAGGTTGGCCAGCAGGTCGGCTGCCTTGGTGGCGGCGCGGCCAACGGTCCGTCCGATTTGCTGCGGCACGGTGTCGTCGCTCAACGGGGCGGCCGTACCGCCGGGAATGACGACGGCGGGGCTCAGCTCCGCGCCTTCCCTCACCAGGACGGGCGCAGGAGTGTCCTCCCGGGCCGGCTGCGAAGGCCCGGCGGCCCGGGGGGCCTGCGGCGGCGGGGCGGCCGCCGCGGCGATGCTTTCCTGCAGGTGGGCCGGGACCGGCTGGTCGGCGGCCACCCGGACCGGCCCGTCCGGCGAGGCTGCGGCGCTGCCGCCGCTGCCGACGTCGAACGTCTCCAGCCAGCTGGCGATGCCCTCCAAAGGGCCACGGTTCAGGGCGTAGTAGCGCTTCTGTCCCTGCGCGCGCATGCTGACCAGCTGTGCTTCACGGAGGACTTTCAGGTGCTTGGAAATGGTGGGCTGGCTCGCCGCCAGTTCCTCCACCAGTTCCCCCACGGCTTTGTCGCCTGCCCGAAGCGCCACCAGGATGTCCCGCCGGGTGGATTCCGCTATGACGGCAAATACGTCGTCTGTCACCATGCCTCCCACCCTAGCGACATATACGTCTAAAGGCATCAACTATTTCGGCGGCACACGGTTTCGGCCGGACTAGTCGAACCAGGGGTCCAGCCCGTGCAGCGGGAACACTGCCTTGCGGGTGGCCATGACGGTGCGGTCCACGGCGTCGTTGGGGTCGAAACCCACCTCCCAGGACCGCCACCAGAGCTCCACGTCGTCCCCCATGAGGGTGGGCGCCTCCCTGCCGAACTTCTCCATCACGTATTGCCGCCAATCCCCCGGCACGGGAGTCCGCAGCGGCACGGGACGTCCCGCAGCGATGGCCACCAGGTGGCTCCAGGTCCGCGGCACTACGTCCAGCACGTTGTAGCCTCCGCCGCCGGTGGCGATCCAGCGGCTGCCGCAATAGCGCTCGGCCAGATTACCGACGGCGCTGGCCGCCTCGCGCTGCCCGTCCACGCTGAGGTTGAGGTGCGTGAGGGGGTCGTTGCGGTGCGAATCGCATCCGTGCTGGCTGACGATCACCCCCGGTTCGAAGGCCCCCACAAGCTGGGGCACCACGGCGTAGAAGGCGCGGAGCCAGCCGGCGTCTGAGGTACCGGCCGGCAGGGCGACGTTCACGGCCGTCCCCTCGGCCGCCGCACCGCCGGTTTCGTTGGCGAAGCCGGTCCCGGGGAAGAGGGTCAGCCCCGTCTCATGCAGCGAGATCGTGAGGACCCGCGGATCGTCCCAGAAGATGTTCTGGGTACCGTCCCCGTGGTGGGCGTCGACGTCGATGTAGGCCACCTTTTCCACGCCGCCGTCAAGCAGCTTTTGCACGGCAAGGGCGGCGTCGTTGTAGATGCAGAATCCGCTGGCGCGCTCCCGGGCCGCGTGGTGCATACCGCCGCCGAAGTTCACAGCATGCACGGCCGATCCTTCCAGCAGGCGCTGGGCTGCCAGCAGCGAGCCGCCGGCCAGGCGGGCTGCGGCCTCGTGCATGCCGGCGAACGCGGGATCATCCTCGGTTCCCAGCCCTCGTGATTCGTCGGGGCGGGTGGGGTCCGCGCTGACCCGGCGGACTGCTGCCACATAGTCGGCCGAGTGGACGGACTCCAGCTCTGCGTCGGATGCCACCTCCGGAGCTGCCAGGTCAACGTGGTCCAGGTCGAAGAGCCCGAGGCTGCGTGAGAGGCGCGCGGTAAGGTCCATGCGCTCCGGTGCCATGGGGTGGCCGGGGCCGAAGTTGTAGGCTGTCATGTCAGGACTCCACACCACCATCGTTGGCGGCGCGGGCTGGCGGAGTCCGGGCAAGTATGTCATCAATCACAGGCTACCCGAGCCTGCGCCGCCGCCGGCCCGGCCATGACGCCGGCTTTAGTGGTTTACTACTGAAGGAAGCCGTTTCAACCGAGGAAAAGCCACACATGACGCAAAGCCAGTCGAGGCCCCGGACGCCGGCCCCCTGGCACCCCCCGGCGCAGGACCGGGAGGGCCTCTGGATCTTCACCCGGCTGCGCGACTTCATTGACGACATTGCCAATACTTCCCCCGCGCGGCTGGCACTGACTGCGTTCGCCGCCGTCTGCACACTTTTTACTTTCCTGCTCACCCTGCCGGTCTCTGCCGCCGACGGAACCCCCACCCCCATCCACCAGGCGTTGTTTACGGCGGTCTCGGCGGTCTGCGTCACGGGACTCACGGTGGTATCGACGGCGGCCCACTGGTCCTTCTTCGGCCAGCTGGTAATCCTGGTGGGCATCTTCATAGGCGGCTTGGGCACCTTGACCCTCGCCTCGCTGCTCGCCCTCATGGTGAGCAAGCGGCTGGGCGTGCGCGGGAAGATCATCGCCGCGGAATCCATGAACAACGCAGGCCGCCTGGGCGAAGTGGGCACCCTGCTGCGGATCGTCATCACCACTTCAGTGGTGATCGAAGGCATCCTGGCGCTGGCATTGATCCCGCGCTTCCTTACTTTGGGCGAGCCGTTCTGGCAGTCTGTCTGGCACGGCATCTTCTACGCCATTTCATCGTTCAACAACGCCGGCTTCACCCCCCATTCGGACGGCATCGTGCCCTACGAAACGGACCTGTGGATCCTCATCCCCCTGATGGTGGGCGTCTTCCTGGGCAGCCTGGGCTTTCCCGTGGTGATGGTGCTGCAGCAGAACGGGCTGAACTGGAAGAAATGGAACCTCCACACCAAGCTCACCATCCAGGTCTCACTTATCCTGCTCGCCGCGGGCACGTTCCTGTGGGCCCTGATGGAGTGGGACAACGCCCGGACCATCGGGCCGATGGGCCTCGGTGATAAGATCACCCACTCCCTGTTTGCCTCGGTCATGACGCGTTCAGGCGGGTTCAACCTGGTGGACCAGAACCACATGGAATCCACCACCAAGCTGCTGACCGACGCGCTGATGTTCGCCGGCGGCGGGTCGGCGTCGACGGCGGGCGGCATCAAGGTGACCACCATCGCCGTGATGTTCCTGGCCATCGTTGCCGAGGCCCGCGGCGATGCCGACGTGAAGGTGTACGGCCGGACCATTCCGCAAGGCACCATGCGGGTGGCCATCTCCGTGATCGTTGCCGGCGCCACCCTGGTTTCCGTCTCCGCCTTCCTGCTCCTGCAGTTCAGCGGCGCAACACTGGACCGGGTGCTGTTCGAGACGATTTCGGCCTTCGCCACCGTTGGCCTGAGCACCGGGCTCAGCGCCGAGGTGCCGCCCGAGGGAGTCTACGTCCTCACGGCCCTCATGTTCGCCGGCCGCGTGGGCACCGTAACCCTCGCCGCGGCACTGGCCCTGCGCCAGCGCAGCCAGCTGTACCACTACCCCGAAGAGAGGCCGATCATTGGCTAGTTCCACAGACGCCCCCCGGCGCCCCGCCCACAACGCTCCGGTCCTGGTGATCGGGCTGGGCCGCTTTGGATCATCCACCGCGGAGCAGCTGGTCAAGCAGGGCCGGGAAGTGCTCGCCATCGAACGGGACCGGAACCTGGTGCAGAAATGGGCGCCCCTCCTGACCCACGTGGTGGAGGCCGACGCCACCAACATTGATGCACTCCGCCAACTGGGCGCCCAGGAGTTCAGCTCCGCCGTCGTGGGCGTGGGAACCTCCATCGAGTCCTCGGTGCTGATCACGGTCAACCTCGTCGACCTGGGCATCGAGCATCTCTGGGTCAAGGCGATCACCCCGTCACATGGCAAGATCCTGACCCGGATCGGCGCCAACCACGTCATCTACCCCGAGGCCGACGCCGGCGTCCGCGCCGCACACCTGGTGTCCGGCCGGATGCTGGACTTCATCGAGTTCGACGACGACTTCGCCATCGTGAAGATGTACCCGCCACGCGAAACCGTGGGCTTCACCTTGGACGAGTCAAAGGTCCGCTCCAAGTACGGGGTGACCATTGTGGGGGTGAAGTCCCCTGGTGAAGACTTCACGTACGCCCGGCCCGAGACCAAGGTGTCTTCGCGGGACATGCTGATCGTTTCCGGCCACGTGGACCTGCTGGAGCGGTTCGCCGCCCGGCCTTAAAGTCCCACGGTGGTTGGGCCTGTCGAAACCGGATTTCGACCGGCCCAACCGCCGCTACCCAAGCTGCCTGGTGATTTCGGCGGCCCGGTCAGCTGCCGCGCGTGCGCCGGCGGCGATGATGGCCGGGATGCCCTGTTCGTCAAACGTGGCGATGGCGCGTTCAGTGGTGCCGTTGGGGCTCGTAACGGCCTTGCGCAGGGCTGCAGGGTCGGCGCCGGGTTCGGCCAGCATGAGGCCGGCACCGGCCACGGTTTCGCGGGCCAGCAGGAGGGAAAGCTCGCGGTCCAGGCCCAGTTCCTCGCCTGCGGAGGCCATGGCCTCGGCCAGGTAGAAGGCGTAGGCGGGACCGGAGCCGCTGATGGCCGAGAGCGCGTCCACCTGCTCTTCGGGGACTTCCACGACAGTTCCGGCACCCTGCAGGAGGTCTTTGACCATTTGGAGCTGTTCGGGGCTGCAGTGCGTGCCGGGCGAGACGGACACGACGCCGCGGCCCAGCTTGGCGGGCGTGTTGGGCATGGTCCGGATCACCGGCTGCCCCGCGGGGAGTGCGGCCTCCAGCTGGGCGATGGACACGGCCGCGGCCACACTCACCACCACGGTTTCCGGTGACAGCGCGGGGCTGATTTCCCTCGCCAGGTCCGCGATGCCCACCGGCTTGACGCCGAGGATGACCACCGCAGACCCCTTGGCGGCCTGCCTGTTGTTGTCGGGTTCTTCCTCACCGGCAATGGCGGTGATCCCTTGGTAGCGCTGGGCGAGTTCCGAGGCGCGCTCCGCGCGGCGGACGGTGGCCACCACATCCCCCGGGTCCTTCCCTGCCTCCAGCAGGCCGCCAAGTATGGCTTCGTTCATGGATCCACAGCCAAGGAATGCGATTCGGTTGCTCATGCCTCCATCATTACAGTCCACAGGCATTCACAGGCAACTCCCATCCTCAGCGCAGGCAGCACACAACTTGGGGTCCTAACGTAGTTATTACCTCATTGAGGGTGCGAGTGATGCGGCAGGCATGGGGATGCCTGCCAGGGCACCGGTGGCACGGCAACAGGTTTTCCCCCATTTTCCTGTAGCCGGCCCCGGTGCTTCCGCATTTAACGGCCGGTTCACTGGCACCCCTTCGTCAAAGGGCTAGACAGTTGCTTCCACGGGTCGGGAGCCTGCCACGTGGGGTGCCGGCTCCAAGGGTCCGTCGAAGACCAGTTGGTCAAGGCGCCGCAGGATCAGCCCTTCACGCAGCGCCCACGGGCAGATGCGGAGCTTCTTGAACTTGAACATCTCCAGGGCGGCCTCGGCCACCAAAGCGCCCGCAAGGACCTGGCGGGCCCTGGCCTCGGATACTCCGGGAAGGTGCAGGCGGTCTTCCGAACTCATCGCCGAGATCCGCTGCGTCCAGATTCCCAGGTCCGAGGCGTGCAGTTCCCTCTTGACGTAAGGACCCTCGGCACTGGGCGCAGCACCCGCGATCCTGGCCAGGGACCGGAAAGTCTTGGAGGTGCCGGCCACCACGTTTGCCCGGCCCAGGCCGTCAAATTCGCGGACGGCAGGCTTGAGCGTGGCCCGGATGTAGCGCCGCAGATCCTTGACGCTCTTCGCGGTCGGCGGGTCCTCGGGAAGCCAGTCCCGGGTGAGCCGGCTGGCACCCAGCGGCACGGATGTCGCCACCTCGGGAAGTTCGTCCTGGCCGAACGCCATTTCGAAGGAACCGCCGCCGATGTCCAGGTTCAGGATGGGCCCGGCGCCCCACCCATGCCAGCGCCTGACCGCGAAGAACGTCATGGACGCCTCTTCGCTGCCGCTCAGTTCCTGCAGGGTCACCGTGGTCTCGTGCTTGACCCTGGCCAGGACGGCGGGGCCGTTGGCGGCCTCCCGGATCGCGGAGGTACAGAAAGCCAGGAGGTCCTCGGCCTTGTGCCGGGCAGCGAATTCCCAGGCTTCCAGCACGAAGTCCGTGAGCTCCTGCTGGCCCTGGTCGCTGATGCTGCCGTCCGGCTCAA comes from Pseudarthrobacter sp. NIBRBAC000502770 and encodes:
- the proC gene encoding pyrroline-5-carboxylate reductase is translated as MSNRIAFLGCGSMNEAILGGLLEAGKDPGDVVATVRRAERASELAQRYQGITAIAGEEEPDNNRQAAKGSAVVILGVKPVGIADLAREISPALSPETVVVSVAAAVSIAQLEAALPAGQPVIRTMPNTPAKLGRGVVSVSPGTHCSPEQLQMVKDLLQGAGTVVEVPEEQVDALSAISGSGPAYAFYLAEAMASAGEELGLDRELSLLLARETVAGAGLMLAEPGADPAALRKAVTSPNGTTERAIATFDEQGIPAIIAAGARAAADRAAEITRQLG
- a CDS encoding Ppx/GppA phosphatase family protein — translated: MRLGVLDIGSNTVHLLLVDAHPGAQPVPFASHKRPLSLVQYLEPDGSISDQGQQELTDFVLEAWEFAARHKAEDLLAFCTSAIREAANGPAVLARVKHETTVTLQELSGSEEASMTFFAVRRWHGWGAGPILNLDIGGGSFEMAFGQDELPEVATSVPLGASRLTRDWLPEDPPTAKSVKDLRRYIRATLKPAVREFDGLGRANVVAGTSKTFRSLARIAGAAPSAEGPYVKRELHASDLGIWTQRISAMSSEDRLHLPGVSEARARQVLAGALVAEAALEMFKFKKLRICPWALREGLILRRLDQLVFDGPLEPAPHVAGSRPVEATV